One Mycoavidus sp. B2-EB genomic region harbors:
- a CDS encoding exonuclease: MNNSVQEEIYVSTDVEADGPIPGPHSMLSFASAAYTSDKRLVATFSANLETLPEATAHPVQAAWWKTQPQAWAASRQSLQAPQQALTDYVAWVEALPGKPVFVAFPAGFDFTFMFWYMMRFVGRCPFSWSALDIKTLAFAMTGLPYRKCIKPRFPAHWFDQHPHTHVALDDAIEQGALFCNMLAELRARQEDCSPSADESL, translated from the coding sequence ATGAACAATTCAGTACAAGAAGAAATTTACGTCAGTACCGACGTTGAAGCAGATGGTCCAATTCCTGGACCACACTCAATGCTTAGTTTCGCTTCGGCCGCTTACACTTCAGATAAGCGTCTAGTCGCGACTTTTAGTGCAAACCTCGAAACGCTGCCAGAGGCCACGGCGCACCCCGTGCAGGCCGCCTGGTGGAAAACACAGCCGCAGGCATGGGCTGCTAGCCGGCAGAGCTTACAAGCCCCTCAACAGGCGTTGACGGACTACGTTGCGTGGGTTGAAGCGCTGCCAGGTAAACCGGTATTCGTCGCCTTTCCGGCGGGTTTTGATTTCACCTTCATGTTTTGGTACATGATGCGTTTTGTCGGTCGGTGCCCGTTTTCTTGGTCGGCGCTTGATATTAAAACGCTTGCCTTTGCTATGACGGGCTTGCCTTATCGGAAATGCATTAAACCGCGTTTTCCCGCGCATTGGTTTGATCAGCATCCGCATACCCATGTTGCGCTGGATGATGCGATTGAACAAGGTGCGTTGTTTTGTAATATGTTGGCTGAGCTGCGGGCGCGGCAAGAGGACTGTAGTCCTAGCGCGGACGAATCACTTTAA
- a CDS encoding SET domain-containing protein has product MSTRKITVRRSGIHGRGVFAVRRLVAGERIFEYKGEHISWDEAQKRHPWNPDEPNHTFYFALEDGDVIDANFGGNSARWVNHSCAPNCHAEEVDGRVYIYASRAIEAGKELFYDYGLVCDARHTKALKLAYACHCGARKCRKTMLAPK; this is encoded by the coding sequence ATGAGTACACGCAAAATTACAGTACGTCGCTCAGGGATACACGGAAGAGGAGTATTTGCGGTGCGTCGGCTCGTTGCAGGCGAGCGCATCTTTGAATACAAAGGCGAGCATATTTCATGGGATGAAGCTCAAAAACGTCACCCTTGGAATCCAGATGAACCTAATCACACCTTTTATTTTGCCTTGGAAGACGGCGATGTCATTGATGCTAATTTTGGGGGCAATAGTGCGCGTTGGGTGAATCATTCATGCGCGCCAAATTGCCATGCTGAAGAAGTTGATGGGCGCGTTTATATCTATGCGTCACGCGCGATCGAAGCTGGCAAAGAATTATTTTATGATTATGGGCTAGTCTGCGATGCGCGCCACACTAAAGCCTTGAAACTTGCCTATGCATGCCACTGTGGCGCGCGTAAATGCCGCAAAACCATGCTTGCACCAAAATGA
- a CDS encoding YbdK family carboxylate-amine ligase has protein sequence MSLETFNPSKPFTFGIELEIQIVNTHDYDLTKAASDLMRLVKDQKVPGDIKLEITESMIELATGICTNYHQALTDLGVLRDVLVTAAEKLNVGLCGGGTHAFQQWSDRQISDEPRFHYISELYGYLAKQFTIFGQHVHIGCPDADSSLFLLHSLSRYIPHLIALSASSPFVQGMDTGFHSARLNSVFAFPMSGRAPFALTWSDFEEYYSKMISTGVIKSMKDFYWDIRPKPNFGTVEVRVMDTPLSIEKAAAIACYIQALARYLLLDKPLTLHEDDYLVYNFNRFEACRFGLAGMNVNPQNGERRTIAQDILMTLDALAPHAQELDCTDALVVVRKLVQAQTNDAVWLRDIYRKESSLHETVRQQCLLWRS, from the coding sequence ATGAGTCTTGAAACTTTTAATCCATCTAAACCGTTTACTTTTGGCATAGAGCTTGAGATTCAGATCGTTAATACACACGATTACGACTTAACCAAAGCAGCCTCAGACCTAATGCGCTTGGTTAAAGACCAAAAAGTGCCCGGCGATATTAAGCTTGAGATCACGGAAAGCATGATCGAGCTGGCCACAGGTATTTGTACTAACTACCATCAAGCATTGACGGATTTAGGCGTGTTACGCGATGTATTGGTGACGGCGGCTGAGAAGCTTAATGTTGGCCTTTGCGGCGGTGGCACTCATGCCTTTCAACAATGGAGTGATCGACAGATTTCCGATGAACCCCGGTTTCACTATATATCAGAACTGTACGGTTATCTCGCAAAACAATTTACGATATTTGGGCAACATGTCCATATTGGTTGTCCAGATGCGGATAGCTCACTTTTTTTATTACATTCATTATCACGCTATATCCCACATCTGATTGCTTTGTCAGCATCATCGCCGTTTGTGCAAGGTATGGATACGGGTTTTCATTCAGCACGGCTCAATTCTGTATTTGCTTTTCCAATGAGTGGACGCGCGCCTTTTGCGCTGACTTGGTCTGATTTTGAAGAATATTATTCGAAGATGATTAGTACCGGCGTGATTAAAAGCATGAAGGATTTCTATTGGGATATAAGGCCAAAACCTAACTTTGGCACAGTTGAAGTTAGGGTGATGGATACGCCATTATCAATCGAAAAAGCCGCCGCCATCGCTTGCTATATTCAGGCGCTAGCGCGTTATTTGTTGCTTGATAAACCATTAACGCTGCACGAAGACGATTATTTAGTCTATAACTTTAACCGGTTTGAAGCTTGCCGATTTGGCTTGGCGGGAATGAATGTCAATCCACAAAATGGTGAACGGCGAACGATAGCGCAAGATATTTTAATGACGCTAGATGCACTTGCTCCGCACGCGCAAGAACTCGATTGCACAGACGCGCTTGTAGTCGTGCGTAAGCTGGTGCAAGCACAAACCAATGATGCAGTTTGGTTGCGCGATATATATCGTAAAGAAAGTTCTTTACATGAAACCGTGCGCCAACAATGCCTGCTTTGGCGTAGTTAA
- a CDS encoding cation:proton antiporter, with product MKSAFSYLPHWPLVPDTVFWVGLTLLMAGLCGELCWKAWRLPRITGYGVIGLLAGSAGFGVIDNALANDARFLMDVALGMLLFELGNRLNLRWIRTNPWLIATSLAEATLTFATVIIALQLMDVPLMTTTVIASIAIATSPTMVIQLKTELKSEGQVTERLLALTALNSMYAVILLELVSTWMHQEYYGNLFATLTEPLYLILGSLAIAYVLARSCQRVNLHDEHSFVILIGLVLLAIAVTHMLELSTLLALLTAGIILKNFDPRPQLWQAHFGTAGWLLTVVLFVITLISFQWTYLALGGFAALAMIGARMLAKLLGVLAFAKPSGISMKQGLALGLTLAPMSAFAYLLVENTYTLYPNFDPNLRAIMLSAILILQLFTPLLVYWSLSFIGERRQ from the coding sequence ATGAAATCGGCGTTTTCATATCTGCCTCATTGGCCACTCGTTCCGGACACAGTATTTTGGGTTGGGTTGACTCTATTGATGGCAGGCTTATGTGGCGAATTGTGCTGGAAGGCATGGCGCTTGCCACGCATTACAGGCTATGGCGTCATCGGCTTGTTGGCGGGTTCGGCAGGCTTTGGCGTGATTGATAACGCACTAGCCAATGACGCGCGATTTTTAATGGATGTTGCGCTTGGAATGTTACTTTTTGAATTGGGGAACCGACTTAATTTACGGTGGATTCGCACAAATCCATGGCTCATTGCAACCAGCCTTGCTGAAGCCACATTGACTTTCGCTACAGTAATAATTGCACTGCAGTTGATGGATGTTCCACTCATGACAACGACCGTAATTGCATCTATTGCGATCGCCACTTCGCCTACGATGGTGATTCAGTTAAAAACTGAGCTTAAAAGTGAAGGACAAGTGACAGAAAGGCTGCTTGCCTTGACAGCACTTAATAGTATGTATGCAGTGATCTTGCTAGAACTCGTGTCAACTTGGATGCACCAAGAGTATTATGGCAATTTATTTGCTACATTGACTGAACCGTTATATCTGATCTTAGGTTCGCTTGCTATAGCCTATGTGCTTGCGCGTAGTTGCCAGCGCGTCAATCTACACGATGAGCATTCGTTTGTTATCTTGATTGGGCTTGTGTTACTCGCAATCGCTGTCACGCACATGCTAGAGTTATCGACGCTTCTGGCTTTGCTCACAGCCGGTATTATTCTTAAAAACTTTGATCCACGTCCGCAGTTATGGCAAGCCCATTTTGGCACGGCTGGCTGGCTTTTAACGGTCGTCCTTTTTGTGATCACACTGATTTCATTCCAGTGGACCTACCTTGCGCTTGGCGGGTTTGCGGCGCTAGCAATGATTGGCGCACGGATGTTAGCCAAACTGCTTGGGGTTTTAGCTTTTGCCAAACCAAGCGGAATCAGCATGAAGCAAGGTCTAGCATTGGGTTTAACGCTAGCACCAATGTCGGCTTTTGCTTATTTACTCGTTGAAAATACTTATACTCTTTATCCAAATTTTGATCCGAACTTACGAGCAATTATGCTAAGTGCAATTCTTATATTGCAATTATTTACGCCACTGCTTGTATATTGGAGTCTATCGTTTATTGGTGAACGAAGACAGTAA
- the mnmG gene encoding tRNA uridine-5-carboxymethylaminomethyl(34) synthesis enzyme MnmG: MFYPTEFDVIVVGGGHAGTEAALACARMGCNTLLLTHNIETLGQMSCNPSIGGIGKGHLVKEIDALGGAMALAADEAGIQFRILNSSKGPAVRATRSQADRLLYRQAIRYRLENQPNLSLFQQAVTDLTVQGDRVTGVQTQLGIYFRAQSVILTAGTFLDGRIHVGLTHHSGGRAGDPAAVQLSARLKELKLAQGRLKTGTPPRIDGRTIDFSKLEKQLGDNPTPTFSFIGHAHSHPAQLPCWVTHTNQRTHDIIRSSLDRSPMYTGAIEGTGPRYCPSIEDKIHRFADKAAHQIFLEPEGLTTHEIYPNGISTSLPFDIQLELVHSMSGLENAHILRPGYAIEYDYFDPRGLNVSLETKAIQNLFFAGQINGTTGYEEAAAQGLLAGINAALKVQGKAPWVPRRDQAYLGVLVDDLVTRGVCEPYRMFTSRAEYRLSLREDNADMRLTEIGWNLGVVDKIRWEIFSRKREMVSRETERLKSIHVTPKMLPAEAATSLLGKPIEHEYSLADLLRRPGISYAALMTVQDSAYAPAEPLADDEYLQQQIQEQIEISIKYQGYIERQANEIERNEAHENTPLPSQFDYATVRGLSFEACQKLNQHQPETLGQASRISGVTPAAISLLMVYLKKRLNQGIPFNATETRDNS; the protein is encoded by the coding sequence ATGTTTTATCCAACAGAATTCGATGTCATTGTTGTTGGTGGTGGTCATGCTGGTACGGAGGCGGCTTTAGCGTGCGCTCGTATGGGCTGTAACACACTATTACTGACTCATAATATTGAAACCTTGGGTCAAATGAGCTGTAATCCGTCGATTGGCGGGATCGGTAAAGGACATTTGGTTAAGGAAATTGATGCATTAGGTGGTGCGATGGCGCTGGCGGCAGATGAGGCGGGTATCCAATTTCGGATTCTTAATTCGTCAAAAGGCCCTGCTGTGCGAGCAACACGCTCTCAAGCAGATCGTTTGTTATATAGGCAAGCAATCCGGTATCGGCTAGAAAACCAACCTAATTTGAGCTTGTTTCAGCAGGCAGTGACAGATTTGACGGTTCAAGGTGATCGCGTAACCGGTGTTCAAACTCAGCTAGGCATTTATTTTCGCGCGCAGTCAGTGATACTGACCGCAGGCACGTTCTTAGATGGAAGAATTCATGTTGGATTAACTCATCATTCTGGCGGTCGTGCGGGAGATCCAGCTGCGGTTCAGCTTTCTGCACGCCTTAAAGAATTAAAGTTGGCGCAAGGCCGGTTAAAAACCGGAACCCCGCCACGCATTGATGGCCGTACCATTGATTTTTCAAAGCTGGAAAAACAATTGGGGGATAATCCGACGCCGACTTTCTCATTTATCGGGCATGCTCACTCGCATCCGGCTCAATTACCTTGTTGGGTAACGCATACTAATCAGCGCACACACGACATTATTCGTTCAAGTTTAGACCGGTCGCCTATGTATACGGGGGCGATTGAAGGAACGGGTCCGCGCTATTGCCCATCCATTGAAGATAAAATCCATCGCTTTGCAGATAAAGCTGCGCATCAAATTTTTCTTGAGCCGGAAGGGTTGACAACTCATGAAATTTACCCAAATGGAATTTCTACCAGTTTGCCTTTTGATATTCAATTAGAGCTTGTGCATTCAATGTCTGGGTTAGAAAATGCGCATATTTTGCGGCCAGGTTATGCGATTGAATATGATTATTTTGATCCACGTGGCTTGAATGTGTCATTAGAGACAAAAGCCATTCAAAATCTCTTCTTTGCGGGACAAATTAATGGTACTACGGGTTATGAAGAAGCTGCTGCGCAAGGGCTGTTGGCTGGCATAAATGCAGCGCTTAAAGTTCAAGGAAAGGCGCCTTGGGTTCCACGTCGTGATCAAGCGTATTTAGGGGTGTTGGTTGATGACCTAGTAACGCGTGGCGTATGTGAACCTTATCGAATGTTCACAAGCCGGGCTGAATATCGACTCAGCTTGCGGGAAGACAATGCGGATATGCGCTTAACTGAAATCGGTTGGAATTTAGGTGTAGTTGACAAAATTCGCTGGGAAATTTTTAGCCGTAAACGTGAAATGGTTTCACGTGAAACAGAAAGATTAAAATCAATTCACGTGACGCCAAAAATGCTACCCGCTGAAGCAGCGACTTCATTGTTAGGTAAACCTATCGAACACGAATATAGTCTTGCCGATTTATTACGACGCCCAGGCATTAGCTATGCAGCTCTCATGACGGTACAAGATAGCGCTTATGCGCCTGCTGAACCCCTTGCAGATGATGAATACCTACAACAACAGATCCAAGAGCAAATAGAAATTAGCATTAAATACCAGGGATATATCGAGCGGCAGGCAAACGAGATTGAACGCAATGAAGCGCATGAAAATACCCCGCTACCGAGTCAATTCGATTATGCAACGGTGCGTGGATTATCATTTGAAGCATGCCAAAAGTTAAATCAACACCAACCGGAAACCTTAGGACAGGCTTCTCGGATTTCTGGCGTGACGCCAGCGGCAATTTCACTTTTAATGGTTTATTTGAAAAAAAGATTGAATCAAGGTATTCCATTCAATGCGACTGAAACACGTGATAATTCATAA
- the rsmG gene encoding 16S rRNA (guanine(527)-N(7))-methyltransferase RsmG, producing MQINSPALADTLIKGAMALGIVLDDDQQTRLLAYLDLLAKWNRVYNLTAIRDPYQMLVQHLLDSLAILPYLTRCTPSKVLDVGSGGGLPGVVLAIAQPAWNITLNDIVQKKTAFLLQTKATLSLPNVTVVTGRVESLRPGIEIEQPFDTILCRAFAKLADFVSLVRHLLVPGGSIWAMKGVQPTTEIAALPADMKVVNSIELAVPFLNAERHLVQIKFGA from the coding sequence ATGCAAATAAATTCACCAGCGCTTGCTGATACGCTTATTAAAGGTGCTATGGCGCTAGGTATTGTGCTGGATGATGATCAACAAACGCGCTTGCTTGCTTATCTTGACTTGCTTGCGAAGTGGAATCGTGTTTATAACCTAACGGCAATCCGCGATCCATATCAGATGTTGGTTCAGCATTTACTCGATTCATTAGCGATTTTGCCTTATCTTACCCGTTGCACGCCATCGAAGGTGCTTGATGTGGGTTCTGGCGGTGGCTTGCCGGGAGTTGTGCTGGCTATCGCTCAGCCCGCTTGGAATATAACGCTGAATGATATTGTGCAAAAGAAAACGGCTTTTTTACTGCAAACTAAAGCAACGCTTTCATTGCCAAACGTCACGGTTGTAACCGGTCGAGTGGAATCATTGCGGCCAGGCATTGAGATTGAGCAGCCATTTGATACGATCCTTTGTCGTGCTTTTGCTAAATTAGCGGATTTTGTGTCACTGGTCCGTCATTTACTGGTCCCTGGCGGTTCAATTTGGGCCATGAAGGGGGTGCAACCCACCACCGAAATAGCGGCCTTACCGGCTGATATGAAGGTTGTTAATAGTATTGAACTTGCTGTCCCATTTCTTAATGCAGAACGACATCTGGTTCAGATCAAATTTGGAGCTTGA
- a CDS encoding ParA family protein has product MAKIFCIANQKGGVGKTTTSVNLAASLAKQKQRVLLIDLDPQGNATMGSGIDKTQCENTLYEVLVDGVALAEARLKSAAAGYDVLPANRELAGAEIELVNRAQRERQLGAAIAIVRAEYDFILIDCPPALSLLTLNGLCCANGVIIPMQCEYFALEGLSDLIDTIKRVHANLNRELQIIGLLRVMFDSRITLQQQVSDQLKQHFEGKVFNTIIPRNVRLAEAPSHGMPGIVFDPSSRGAKAYMQFGAEMIKRIRAK; this is encoded by the coding sequence ATGGCTAAAATTTTTTGCATTGCAAATCAAAAAGGCGGGGTTGGCAAAACCACTACCTCGGTTAATCTTGCGGCTAGCTTGGCTAAGCAGAAGCAGCGAGTATTGTTGATTGATCTTGACCCACAGGGCAATGCAACAATGGGTAGCGGGATTGACAAAACACAGTGCGAAAATACGCTCTATGAAGTTTTGGTTGATGGCGTTGCGCTTGCCGAGGCGCGTTTAAAATCAGCGGCGGCTGGCTACGATGTGTTGCCGGCCAATCGTGAGCTTGCTGGTGCGGAAATTGAGCTGGTTAATCGGGCGCAAAGGGAGCGCCAACTTGGCGCCGCAATCGCCATAGTCCGGGCAGAATATGATTTCATTTTAATCGATTGCCCCCCCGCTTTATCGTTACTTACCCTAAATGGGTTATGTTGCGCAAATGGCGTGATTATCCCCATGCAGTGTGAGTATTTTGCGCTTGAAGGTCTTTCGGATTTGATCGATACAATTAAGCGTGTACACGCCAATCTCAACCGTGAACTGCAAATTATTGGCTTATTACGCGTCATGTTTGATTCACGCATTACGTTACAACAGCAAGTGTCGGATCAACTCAAACAGCATTTCGAGGGTAAAGTATTTAATACGATTATTCCGCGTAATGTGCGTCTAGCAGAAGCGCCAAGCCATGGTATGCCTGGTATTGTTTTTGATCCAAGCTCTCGAGGCGCAAAAGCTTATATGCAATTTGGCGCGGAAATGATTAAGCGTATTCGAGCAAAATAG
- a CDS encoding ParB/RepB/Spo0J family partition protein, giving the protein MNAVNRKKGLGRGLDSLLGADLSMLEATPVEGKPTTLRLAQLQAGKYQPRARMDESALQELAASIRAQGLIQPLLVRPLADSERYEIIAGERRFRAASLAGLDEVPVLVREVSDQAAAAMALIENIQREDLNPLEEAQGIQRLLNEFDFTHEQAAQAVGRSRSAVSNLLRLLNLAQPVQIMLVAGDLDMGHARALLAVDAASQITLAHQIVNRRLSVREAEKLVAASLKSMTLAAPKRVHQKGQDLIRLEEELSDTLAATVKIKLKRKGQGQLTIDFGGLDALEGIIERLRVHLEN; this is encoded by the coding sequence ATGAACGCAGTTAACAGAAAAAAAGGTCTGGGGCGTGGGCTTGACAGTTTGCTTGGCGCGGACCTTAGCATGCTTGAAGCTACCCCCGTAGAAGGTAAGCCAACCACACTACGGCTTGCTCAATTGCAGGCAGGTAAATACCAGCCGCGCGCGAGAATGGATGAAAGTGCGTTGCAAGAACTGGCCGCGAGCATTCGCGCCCAGGGTTTAATCCAGCCGCTTCTGGTGCGTCCGTTGGCAGATAGCGAGCGCTATGAAATTATCGCTGGCGAACGCCGCTTTCGCGCAGCGAGCCTAGCAGGGTTGGATGAAGTGCCAGTTTTGGTCAGGGAGGTTTCTGACCAAGCGGCAGCGGCAATGGCGCTGATTGAAAATATCCAGCGTGAAGATTTAAATCCCCTTGAAGAAGCGCAGGGAATTCAGCGCCTATTAAATGAATTTGATTTTACGCACGAACAAGCAGCGCAAGCTGTGGGCCGTTCGCGTAGTGCGGTGTCGAATTTACTGCGCTTGCTTAATCTAGCGCAACCGGTGCAAATTATGCTAGTTGCGGGGGACCTGGATATGGGCCATGCACGAGCATTGTTGGCCGTGGATGCGGCCTCGCAGATCACGTTGGCTCATCAGATTGTTAACCGTCGGCTATCTGTGCGTGAAGCTGAAAAATTGGTAGCGGCTTCGCTTAAATCAATGACCTTAGCGGCACCTAAACGTGTGCATCAAAAAGGGCAAGATCTGATACGGCTTGAAGAAGAGCTCTCTGATACGTTAGCGGCGACAGTTAAAATCAAATTAAAGCGCAAAGGCCAAGGTCAGTTAACCATTGACTTTGGTGGCCTTGATGCGCTTGAAGGGATTATCGAACGCCTACGTGTTCATCTGGAAAACTAG
- a CDS encoding nucleotidyltransferase family protein has translation MKPSLVLASHREAIRLVVESHRARNPRVFGSVARGKDTENSDLDILIDPTPDTTLFDIGAIRHKLLQLLGIPVDILTPKALPEKFRAKVLLEAIPV, from the coding sequence ATGAAGCCATCCCTAGTTTTAGCTTCCCACCGAGAAGCAATCCGTCTCGTAGTAGAATCTCACCGCGCCCGAAACCCTCGTGTCTTTGGTTCAGTTGCTCGTGGTAAAGACACCGAGAATAGTGACCTTGACATTTTAATTGATCCCACACCGGACACGACGTTGTTCGATATTGGAGCGATACGGCATAAATTGCTGCAATTACTAGGCATACCTGTAGACATACTTACACCCAAAGCACTGCCAGAAAAATTCCGTGCTAAAGTCCTATTGGAAGCAATCCCTGTATGA
- a CDS encoding ATP synthase subunit I, producing the protein MRITPFKVVQAQIALSIAMAMLWGVFASEPSHAARSALIGGAIGWIPSALFALRLSARVSVASWVVGELIKIGLTIALFVAAAVFLPALNWLALLVTYIVVLKTYWVALILR; encoded by the coding sequence ATGCGGATCACTCCATTCAAAGTTGTGCAAGCGCAAATAGCTTTGTCCATTGCGATGGCAATGTTATGGGGCGTGTTTGCTAGTGAGCCAAGTCATGCCGCGCGCTCTGCTTTAATCGGCGGCGCAATAGGCTGGATACCCTCGGCTTTGTTTGCATTGCGCTTAAGCGCACGAGTGTCGGTGGCAAGCTGGGTGGTGGGTGAGTTAATAAAGATTGGCCTGACGATCGCGCTGTTTGTCGCGGCTGCGGTTTTTCTTCCCGCTCTAAATTGGCTGGCTTTACTGGTAACTTACATTGTTGTGCTCAAAACATATTGGGTCGCTCTGATTTTACGGTAA
- the atpB gene encoding F0F1 ATP synthase subunit A gives MTADTATHALNPSGYIGHHLQNFSNKPQTSIVDFSVWHLDTLFWSVLMGLVAIGILYCAARRATSGVPSRFQCAVELLVEMVESQSKSMIHGSRRFIAPLALTVFLWVALMNALDLLPVDLPAQIISWLGLSGVIPNHRIVPTADLNATLGIALGVLLLVLYYSVKVKGLGGFIRELLSAPFGKHPALWPFNLLLNIIEYLAKTISLGMRLFGNMYAGELLFLLIALLGSLWSFNLDASVLGFAGHVLAGSLWAIFHILVVLLQAFIFMMLTLVYLGQAHDSH, from the coding sequence ATGACGGCCGATACAGCAACTCATGCCCTAAACCCCTCTGGGTACATTGGGCACCATCTGCAGAATTTTTCGAATAAGCCACAAACTTCGATTGTGGATTTTTCAGTATGGCATCTAGATACCCTGTTCTGGTCAGTTCTAATGGGGTTGGTTGCGATTGGCATACTTTATTGTGCAGCGCGACGGGCAACTAGCGGTGTGCCGTCCCGCTTCCAGTGCGCGGTCGAGCTCTTAGTTGAGATGGTCGAAAGTCAATCGAAGTCAATGATTCATGGTAGCCGCCGTTTTATTGCGCCACTTGCCTTAACGGTATTTCTTTGGGTTGCGTTGATGAACGCACTAGATTTGCTGCCGGTTGATTTACCTGCGCAAATCATCAGTTGGCTTGGCTTATCCGGCGTGATCCCGAATCATCGCATTGTGCCGACCGCTGATCTAAATGCGACCTTAGGGATTGCCCTGGGAGTACTGCTTTTAGTTCTGTACTACAGCGTTAAAGTAAAAGGTTTGGGTGGCTTTATACGTGAACTGTTGTCAGCGCCGTTTGGTAAGCATCCTGCACTCTGGCCTTTTAACTTATTGCTCAATATTATCGAATATCTGGCTAAGACCATCTCCCTGGGCATGCGGCTCTTTGGCAATATGTATGCGGGAGAGCTGTTGTTTTTGTTGATCGCGCTACTTGGCAGTTTGTGGAGTTTCAATTTAGATGCTTCGGTTCTTGGTTTTGCTGGCCATGTGCTAGCCGGAAGCTTGTGGGCCATATTCCATATCTTAGTTGTGTTGTTGCAGGCATTTATCTTTATGATGCTGACGCTGGTGTATCTGGGTCAAGCACACGATAGTCATTAA
- the atpE gene encoding F0F1 ATP synthase subunit C produces the protein MQAFIANIQGLTAIGIGIIIGLGAIGACIGIALMGGKYIEACARQPELMNPLQTKMFLLAGLIDAAFLIGVGVAMLFAFANPLLAPLAS, from the coding sequence ATGCAAGCTTTTATCGCCAATATCCAAGGACTTACTGCGATCGGGATCGGCATTATTATTGGTCTAGGGGCAATTGGTGCATGTATTGGCATTGCGCTGATGGGCGGTAAATATATCGAGGCTTGCGCACGTCAGCCAGAATTGATGAACCCACTGCAAACTAAAATGTTTTTGCTCGCAGGTTTGATTGATGCGGCCTTTTTGATTGGCGTTGGAGTTGCCATGTTGTTTGCTTTTGCGAATCCGTTACTTGCGCCGCTAGCAAGCTAA
- a CDS encoding F0F1 ATP synthase subunit B codes for MNINATLVAQAVVFLILAWVTMKFVWPPLINALDERTQKIADGLAAAEKGKAELAVVNKQVEQALAQAREQGQQRVADAEKRAQASAEEIKQNAHNEAARIIAQAQSQAEQQFIAARETLRNEVADLAVKGAEQILRREIDSKAHAALLQQLKAEL; via the coding sequence GTGAATATTAACGCAACCCTCGTTGCGCAAGCGGTGGTGTTTTTGATCCTCGCATGGGTTACGATGAAATTCGTGTGGCCTCCGTTGATCAATGCACTGGATGAGCGCACCCAGAAAATCGCTGATGGCTTGGCGGCAGCGGAAAAAGGCAAAGCTGAGTTGGCCGTTGTGAATAAACAAGTTGAGCAGGCTCTTGCGCAGGCGCGTGAGCAAGGTCAACAACGTGTTGCTGACGCTGAAAAGCGAGCCCAGGCAAGCGCCGAGGAAATCAAGCAGAATGCGCACAATGAAGCCGCGCGGATTATTGCGCAAGCACAGTCACAGGCTGAACAGCAATTTATAGCAGCGCGTGAAACCTTGCGCAATGAGGTCGCTGACCTTGCAGTCAAGGGTGCGGAACAAATCCTGCGGCGTGAAATTGATAGTAAAGCGCATGCTGCATTATTGCAGCAGCTCAAAGCCGAGCTTTAA
- a CDS encoding F0F1 ATP synthase subunit delta, whose protein sequence is MAELATLARPYAEALFQVAQGNDLAAWSSWLQQLAHIASLPEVRALAANPKIEHEQICELLLSGLVLPASEPAGQIKNFVRIITGAHRLNALNEIAVQFDALKNASEGAADALIASAFALEGETLSTLILALERKFGCKLKPHVTIDPALIGGICVTVGDKVHDTSVRTRLAQMRSALTA, encoded by the coding sequence ATGGCGGAACTTGCTACCCTCGCTCGTCCTTATGCTGAGGCGCTTTTCCAGGTCGCGCAAGGCAATGACCTTGCCGCCTGGTCTAGTTGGTTGCAGCAATTGGCGCACATTGCTAGTTTGCCTGAAGTCCGCGCATTAGCGGCTAACCCTAAGATAGAGCACGAGCAAATCTGCGAATTGCTGTTGTCAGGGTTGGTGTTGCCGGCGAGTGAACCGGCTGGGCAGATTAAAAACTTTGTGCGCATCATCACTGGCGCGCACCGGCTTAATGCTTTAAATGAAATCGCAGTGCAGTTTGATGCGCTGAAAAATGCCAGCGAAGGCGCGGCAGATGCGTTGATTGCCAGTGCTTTTGCGCTTGAAGGCGAGACTTTGTCCACCCTCATTTTAGCGCTAGAGCGTAAATTTGGCTGTAAGCTCAAGCCGCATGTGACAATCGATCCGGCTTTGATTGGTGGCATTTGTGTCACGGTTGGCGATAAAGTGCACGATACTTCGGTGCGCACACGGCTAGCGCAGATGCGTTCAGCGCTCACAGCATAG